AGGGGCATGAAAATGGCCGTCAGCAGGGTGAGGTTCATCTTTAATTTATACAAGAGAATCCCCATGGCGACGCCGAGCAGCAGGTACAGGAACGAACTGAAGGCGACACCGGGGCCGAAAGCCGTATCGGCGGCCACGGCCTTGAAGGTCTGGGCGGTGATATCCGTGAACGCGATGATGACGTAAATGAGGGTCAGCCAGATGAATATCAGGAATAATACATATGAAAGCGGCGTCATGTAGCGCTTAACGAGCTCGGCCACGGAGCTCGCGTTGTGCCGGACCGAGGCGATGAGCGAGCCGAAATCATGGATACCCCCGATGAAGATTGCCCCGATTATGATCCACAGGAACGCGGGGAGCCATCCGAACCAGATGCCGGCGAGTATGGGGCCCACGATGGGCCCAGCCGCGGCGATCGCGGAAAAGTGCTGTCCCAGCAGAAGGCTCGCCTTGGCGGGAACGTAATCCACGCCGTCGTTGATCGCGCAGGAAGGCGTCTGTTTCGAATCGTCAAGGTTGAAGGATTTCGTTATGAATCGACCGTACGTAAAGTAACCGAGGGCGAGGGCTGCGATTGATATAATCACTGCAATAGCTACCATGACAGGCATCTCCCGTGATTAATGAGGTTGTAATGACCGTTGGGGGGATGGTCGTCGAAAGGGGCCAAAACACAAGCGATTTTTTTGCCCTCGGGAAGCCCTTTCCGGTGAGCCGGGATTACGGGCACCGTTCCCGGGACAGCCGGCTCGCGGGATGCTATAGGACCTGTCCGGGGACGGGAAACGAAAAAAAAACGGGCCAGGACGATTTACCCTTGACAAAAAGCCATGATTTCATATTTCGATATGTATCGAAACAATGGATACGAAACGACTCGCGAAAATCATGAAGGCCCTGTCCCACCCAAACCGGCTGGAGCTATACCTGGAGATCATGAAGGCCAGCGAAAAGGGGTACCGGGCGGAAGGCCAGGAATGCTATGTCTCGGACATCATGAGCTGTCTAAACGTAGGGGCGCCCACGGTGTCTCATCACCTTAAAGAGCTGATCAACGCGGACCTGGTCACTACGGAGCGGAGGGGGAAATTCCTGGTGGCGTTCGCCAACCGCGACACGCTCGAAGATGTCCAGAAGCTTCTGTCGGGGAAACCGCGGAAGAAATGAAAATTTTTTCATCAACAGTTCGATAGTTGTATAATTAACAAATTAAAAGAGAGGGGAATCATGGAATCAGGGGCACAGGTCGGGGAAATCATCAGGAAACGATATTCATGCAGGAATTACCGCGAGGAAGGCCTTCCGCAGGAGTCGGCGGAAAAACTGGAGCGCTACGTGCGCGAAAGCGGCCCGGCGCCCCTTGGTTCGGAAATCCGCTTTTCCCTGGCGGCTGCCAACGGTGGCGATTCCGCGGCGCTTAAGGGTCTGGGCACCTACGGCGTTATTAAAAACCCGGCGGCATTCATTATCGGCGCGTTGAAGGAGTCGCGGTTTGCTCTCGAGGACTACGGCTACCTGATGGAGAAGAATATCCTCTTCGCGACATCCCTGGGCCTGGGCAGCTGCTGGCTGGGCGGAAGCTACACGAGGAGCTCATTCGCGGAACGGATCGGCTGCGGCGCGGATGAACGGGTCCCCGCGGTCGCCTCCGTGGGGCTCGTATCGGACAGGAAAACGGTCGTTGATTCATTTTTTAGAGCCACCGC
This window of the Spirochaetota bacterium genome carries:
- a CDS encoding ArsR family transcriptional regulator, with amino-acid sequence MDTKRLAKIMKALSHPNRLELYLEIMKASEKGYRAEGQECYVSDIMSCLNVGAPTVSHHLKELINADLVTTERRGKFLVAFANRDTLEDVQKLLSGKPRKK
- a CDS encoding nitroreductase encodes the protein MESGAQVGEIIRKRYSCRNYREEGLPQESAEKLERYVRESGPAPLGSEIRFSLAAANGGDSAALKGLGTYGVIKNPAAFIIGALKESRFALEDYGYLMEKNILFATSLGLGSCWLGGSYTRSSFAERIGCGADERVPAVASVGLVSDRKTVVDSFFRATAGSRKRKPWEEIFFQGNFQTPLGPEGAQAYRDALEMLRIAPSASNKQPWRIVKEAKSDTYHFFLCRSKAYGMSMRLIGMDDLQRVDMGIAMSHFELAARAAGRTGEWEAVKDGIPAGGGCEYVTSWTGA